The following DNA comes from Hordeum vulgare subsp. vulgare chromosome 3H, MorexV3_pseudomolecules_assembly, whole genome shotgun sequence.
TGATGGCTATgcatctaacttgcacaacaaagtTGATATGAAGAAAAGGAGATTGAATGGACTAAAGAGCCATGACTGTCATATTATAATGCGTGATTTGTTGCCCTTAGCCGTGAGGAAAACTTTGCGTGAAGTTGTTTGTGTTCCATTGATGCGTCTGTGCAACTACTTCAAGCAATTATACTCTAAGGTTGTCAATGTGAGTGAGATACAAAAGTTGGAGGATGAGATTCCTGAAATCATGTGCCAGTTGGAAAAAGTGTTTCCTCCTGCCTTTTTTGACATCATGGAGCACTTGACCGTTCATCTTGCAACTGAAGTAAGGATTGCTGGACCGGTTCATTATCGAAGCATGTGGGCAGTTGAGAGGTTTTTGGGCAAGTTGAAAAGTATGGTCCATACGCTAAGTCACCCGGAGGGATCAATAGCAGAGGGATATGTTTTGGATGACACTCTTACATTTTGCTCGAGATATTTGCATGATTGTCCAACCAAATTCACTGAAAGAGGACGTCATAATGATTGTATTCTCCCCAATGACTCGACAAACCAACAACCATACTTGAGAATAGTCGGTCGTCCTCTATTTGCTCCTTGTTTTGAAGAACTAGACTACACATCATGGATTCAAGCACAAAGATATGTGCTGGTCAATTACCCCCACATTGCTCCCTATGTCCAGTAAGTTTCTCAACACCTGTTCCATACTCTCCATGCTCTCTGAACTAGTAATAACCCTCTCTCATGTTCCTGTAGACAACATCATGATATTCTATCAGTGGGTCAACGCACAAAAATACGTGATTTAGAACGTGCCCATCACAATAGTTTCCACACTTGGTTTGCTAACCATGTAAGTTCTGTGATCACACGCTAAAATTCTTAAAGCACTTCATCTGGCGATATTGCACTGACTATGTTATGTATTTAGGTTCAATCATTGATTTCCAATAATGTTAAGATCCCTGAAGAAGTTAAAGTCTTAGCACAAAAGCCATATCGGATGGTGAAGAAGTATAATGCTTACTCTATAAATGGATGCACTTTCCACACAAGGGGATATGGTGATGGCAAAGAAACACAGTGCGATGGAGTATCTATGATTGCAAAGACATCTAGTTTCTCAAGTGCTAAAGATAAGAATCCAACTTTAGGAGATGTTGCTTATTATGGACAAATCACTGAAATAGTTGAGCTGAATTATTCTAACAAAGGCAACGTGGTTTTATTCAAGTGCGATTGGGTCGATAGTGTTCGCCCTGATGCTAGGGTTCGAAAGGACCCATATGGAATAACTGATGTGAATTTTAACCACTTGCTAAGCAGCGGTAGTGATATATTTGACGAGCCATTTATCCTCGCAACTCAAGCCACCCAAGTCTATTATGTACAAGATTCTATAGAGAAGGATTGGTACGCCGTGGTTCATCCACCTACAAGAGACTTCTTTGATATGGATGCTAGAAGTGGTGGGAATGATGAATATTAGGCTAGTGATATGGATTCTAAGAAGTATCATCCACCTACAAGAGACTTCTTTGATATGGTTCATCCACCTACAA
Coding sequences within:
- the LOC123442297 gene encoding uncharacterized protein LOC123442297, translating into MGHRRFMEPDHEFRFDAESFDGFEEHREPPVPLSAYAISILTKDMKTTYGKLQQKRNKKRRRNQVDDNGMNVQEDTSIFRKRSCFFQLPYWETLLVRHNLDPMHIEKNVFENIVHTLLNVSKRSKDNLKSRLDLEQLNIRPDQHPDLTGSKPYLPPALYYLDSHGTKMFCQVLKDARFPDGYASNLHNKVDMKKRRLNGLKSHDCHIIMRDLLPLAVRKTLREVVCVPLMRLCNYFKQLYSKVVNVSEIQKLEDEIPEIMCQLEKVFPPAFFDIMEHLTVHLATEVRIAGPVHYRSMWAVERFLGKLKSMVHTLSHPEGSIAEGYVLDDTLTFCSRYLHDCPTKFTERGRHNDCILPNDSTNQQPYLRIVGRPLFAPCFEELDYTSWIQAQRYVLVNYPHIAPYVQQHHDILSVGQRTKIRDLERAHHNSFHTWFANHVQSLISNNVKIPEEVKVLAQKPYRMVKKYNAYSINGCTFHTRGYGDGKETQCDGVSMIAKTSSFSSAKDKNPTLGDVAYYGQITEIVELNYSNKGNVVLFKCDWVDSVRPDARVRKDPYGITDVNFNHLLSSGSDIFDEPFILATQATQVYYVQDSIEKDWYAVVHPPTRDFFDMDARSGGNDEY